A single genomic interval of candidate division WOR-3 bacterium harbors:
- a CDS encoding helix-turn-helix domain-containing protein, whose amino-acid sequence MFSKFVGKLLRNLRKLRGYKIKDIAKFCRKTGSYISKLERGKIKEPSLVIILNYLRGLQVSYSEFFKEIEDWEMNKILRKKEKKEKYEKDVERYLVGIKYPRKTFINFPKYLAAKIKNYLLPFNLSNDLIEKYINFGEEFFRSLLRIYEGKGDEKVIEKLMEKADKDGLKTFSPNFLSEVMKIVKKWFKRELKRKRCVKPITDRKIKKMVEGYQRYMEEWLNVEGEAKKVLFNKGIKILDIKSYLNILRKYHSLKRKGEIKKLDKFKEDLEKEITTAQLDKDISRGIDKSS is encoded by the coding sequence ATGTTTTCTAAATTTGTTGGAAAATTATTAAGAAATTTAAGGAAGTTAAGGGGATATAAGATAAAAGATATTGCTAAGTTTTGTAGAAAGACAGGTTCTTATATTTCAAAGTTGGAAAGGGGTAAGATTAAGGAGCCTTCATTGGTTATTATTTTGAATTATTTAAGGGGATTACAAGTATCTTATTCAGAATTTTTTAAAGAGATTGAGGATTGGGAGATGAATAAGATTTTAAGGAAAAAGGAGAAGAAAGAGAAATATGAGAAAGATGTTGAGAGATATCTGGTCGGTATAAAATATCCGAGAAAAACATTTATTAACTTTCCAAAATATCTGGCAGCAAAGATAAAAAATTATTTATTACCTTTTAATCTTTCTAATGATTTGATTGAAAAGTATATTAATTTTGGTGAAGAGTTTTTTCGCTCTTTATTAAGAATTTATGAAGGGAAAGGAGATGAAAAGGTTATTGAAAAATTAATGGAAAAGGCGGATAAAGATGGTTTAAAGACATTTTCTCCTAATTTTTTATCAGAAGTTATGAAGATTGTTAAAAAATGGTTTAAAAGGGAATTAAAAAGAAAGAGATGTGTTAAGCCGATAACTGATAGGAAGATAAAGAAAATGGTTGAAGGTTATCAAAGATATATGGAGGAGTGGTTAAATGTTGAAGGTGAGGCAAAGAAGGTTCTTTTTAATAAAGGAATAAAAATACTTGATATAAAAAGTTATTTGAATATATTAAGAAAATATCATTCTTTAAAAAGAAAAGGAGAGATAAAGAAGTTAGATAAATTCAAAGAAGATTTGGAAAAAGAAATTACTACCGCTCAGTTAGATAAAGATATAAGTAGAGGAATTGATAAAAGTAGTTGA
- a CDS encoding T9SS type A sorting domain-containing protein, translating into MDREGICISRNNGWQTRPVNNVRRQSQTSIYLSDFWKILSIYQYTFKIYPNPANSYFNISLLENVDRLKIYDISGRLVKNIKISNKRNSLSLSDIKTGIYFVRVWQFTRKINNKKINYFSKTLSTTFINSSTYIFI; encoded by the coding sequence TTGGACCGCGAAGGAATTTGTATTTCTCGTAATAATGGTTGGCAGACAAGACCGGTTAATAACGTTCGGCGGCAATCACAAACCAGCATTTACTTATCGGATTTTTGGAAAATTCTATCAATTTACCAGTATACATTTAAAATCTATCCCAATCCTGCTAATTCCTATTTTAATATCTCTTTACTAGAAAATGTTGATCGTTTAAAAATATATGATATCTCAGGAAGATTGGTTAAGAATATAAAAATATCTAATAAAAGAAACTCTCTTTCTCTTTCCGATATTAAAACTGGCATCTATTTTGTTAGGGTTTGGCAATTTACAAGGAAAATTAATAATAAGAAAATAAACTATTTCTCCAAAACCTTATCAACTACTTTTATCAATTCCTCTACTTATATCTTTATCTAA
- a CDS encoding kelch repeat-containing protein, with the protein MKKKNIKILIMGLFLFSIIFSQTWQYGPQTGFRFWRFDGEYFPITRKVYFLGGRLADNNTDGTIWCFNPESLTYYQVGRSMLIPVSNYTICILRDTTHPDTYGLYIVGGRTQAGTFTRAVQVYYPLSNNVAIIGTDSFPGLLSGQPYLTPDAAVYNNRLYVLGGFNSNISPYTTNQVWMYNPETTPGARWSQLPSLGLARVYISTCVVNGKLYAFGGCIYDGIYLRAQKYCEVLSLSAPESGWQRIADLPDSSGETRAFGFDSTSPFPFRNKIIIAGNGKWPNETPQCFIYDIETNSWSTFTNLNSARRNHAGVLIPEPLGSQGTPGMWIFGGRQGADTNILRTCEYYQLGVEIAEHLIKEYIKKFIIQPNPAKNYAKLIYPKNFEIKELKIYTKDGRMIKNLPVKKETPITLDLTDLKSGVYQLQIKTKEIKFNKVVKVLR; encoded by the coding sequence ATGAAGAAAAAAAATATTAAAATTTTAATAATGGGTTTATTTTTATTTTCTATTATCTTCTCGCAAACTTGGCAATATGGACCACAAACGGGTTTTCGGTTCTGGCGATTTGATGGCGAATATTTTCCGATAACAAGAAAAGTTTATTTTCTGGGTGGTAGATTAGCAGATAATAATACCGATGGAACTATCTGGTGCTTTAATCCGGAATCATTAACCTATTATCAGGTAGGTAGAAGTATGCTAATTCCTGTCTCTAATTATACTATTTGTATCCTTCGGGATACTACTCATCCGGATACTTATGGTTTATATATCGTTGGCGGCAGAACTCAGGCAGGCACATTTACTCGAGCAGTGCAAGTTTATTATCCTTTAAGCAATAATGTTGCGATTATTGGAACTGATTCTTTTCCTGGGCTTTTAAGTGGTCAACCTTATCTGACACCGGATGCTGCTGTTTATAATAATCGTCTTTATGTTCTTGGTGGCTTTAATTCTAATATCTCACCTTATACAACAAATCAGGTTTGGATGTATAATCCGGAAACTACACCAGGTGCCCGTTGGTCTCAATTACCTTCTTTAGGATTAGCAAGGGTTTATATTAGCACTTGTGTTGTTAATGGTAAATTATATGCCTTTGGTGGTTGTATTTATGACGGTATTTATTTAAGAGCTCAGAAATATTGTGAAGTATTATCCCTTTCCGCACCTGAATCCGGCTGGCAAAGAATTGCTGATTTGCCAGATTCCTCTGGTGAGACAAGGGCATTTGGTTTTGATTCAACCTCTCCTTTTCCTTTCCGGAATAAAATTATTATTGCCGGTAATGGAAAATGGCCTAACGAGACTCCCCAATGCTTTATCTATGATATCGAAACGAATAGTTGGTCAACTTTTACTAACTTAAATTCTGCCCGAAGAAATCATGCCGGTGTATTAATTCCAGAACCCCTTGGCTCCCAAGGTACACCAGGAATGTGGATATTTGGTGGTAGACAAGGTGCGGATACTAATATTTTAAGAACCTGTGAATATTATCAGTTAGGAGTAGAGATCGCCGAACACCTTATAAAAGAATATATCAAAAAATTTATTATCCAACCTAACCCAGCAAAAAACTATGCGAAATTAATCTATCCCAAAAACTTTGAGATAAAAGAATTAAAGATTTATACGAAAGATGGACGAATGATTAAAAACTTACCTGTTAAAAAAGAAACTCCCATCACCTTAGATTTAACTGACTTAAAATCAGGAGTTTACCAATTACAAATTAAAACAAAAGAGATTAAATTTAATAAAGTAGTTAAAGTTTTAAGATAA
- a CDS encoding UDP-glucose/GDP-mannose dehydrogenase family protein, producing the protein MEITIIGTGYVGLTTGACFAHIGHKVICVDNDEKKIDLLNQGIIPIYEPKLDKIVEEAKKKGLISFTTDIAYGVKNSKVLFIAVGTPPKETGEPDLSYVENVASQIGEYMDSYRLIVEKSTVPVKTAQWIRTTIARFNKKKVDFDVAVNPEFLREGSAVDDFLHPDRIVIGVENKRAEEILLEIYKPIKAPILVTDLASAELIKHASNAFLAMKISFINAIAIICEKAGADVEMVAKGMGLDKRIGPHFLKAGVGYGGFCFPKDLAAFIKIAEELGYDFRLLKEVAQINEKQKEYFVKKIEKVLWNLKDKNIGVLGLSFKPNTDDIRFAPALDIINLLKKEGARIKAYDPKAMEKAKEVIKDIIYCDNPYDVCKDADCLALITEWEEFAYLDFAKIKSLMRQPIIFDGRNFLDKEKLISLGFQYYGIGKR; encoded by the coding sequence ATGGAAATTACGATAATTGGAACGGGTTATGTAGGTTTAACAACCGGTGCTTGTTTCGCTCATATTGGTCATAAAGTAATTTGTGTGGATAATGATGAGAAAAAAATTGATTTATTAAATCAAGGGATTATTCCTATTTATGAGCCAAAACTTGATAAAATAGTGGAAGAAGCAAAGAAGAAAGGTTTGATTTCTTTTACAACTGATATTGCCTATGGTGTGAAAAACTCAAAAGTTCTTTTTATCGCTGTTGGTACTCCACCCAAAGAGACCGGCGAACCAGATTTATCTTATGTGGAAAATGTCGCCTCCCAAATTGGTGAATATATGGATTCTTATCGGTTAATTGTGGAAAAAAGTACGGTACCAGTAAAGACTGCTCAATGGATAAGAACAACTATTGCCCGTTTTAATAAGAAGAAAGTTGATTTTGATGTGGCAGTAAATCCAGAATTTTTAAGAGAGGGTAGTGCGGTTGATGATTTTTTACATCCGGATAGAATTGTCATTGGTGTAGAAAATAAAAGGGCAGAAGAGATTTTATTAGAAATTTATAAGCCAATAAAGGCACCAATTTTAGTTACTGATTTAGCAAGTGCCGAATTGATTAAACATGCTTCCAATGCTTTTTTGGCAATGAAAATTTCTTTTATTAATGCGATCGCAATAATTTGTGAAAAAGCCGGTGCCGATGTTGAAATGGTAGCAAAAGGTATGGGACTGGATAAAAGAATTGGTCCCCATTTTTTAAAAGCAGGTGTTGGTTATGGTGGTTTCTGTTTTCCCAAGGATTTAGCAGCCTTTATTAAAATTGCGGAAGAATTGGGCTACGACTTCCGGCTTTTAAAAGAAGTTGCCCAAATTAATGAAAAACAGAAAGAATATTTTGTAAAAAAAATTGAAAAGGTATTATGGAATTTAAAAGATAAAAATATCGGTGTTTTAGGTCTTTCTTTTAAGCCAAATACCGATGATATAAGGTTTGCTCCGGCTTTGGATATAATTAATTTATTAAAAAAAGAAGGGGCAAGAATTAAGGCTTATGACCCAAAGGCGATGGAAAAAGCCAAAGAAGTTATAAAAGATATTATTTATTGCGATAATCCCTACGATGTGTGTAAGGATGCTGATTGTTTAGCCTTGATAACTGAATGGGAAGAATTTGCCTATTTAGATTTTGCAAAAATAAAAAGTTTAATGCGACAGCCAATTATTTTTGATGGTAGAAATTTTTTAGATAAAGAAAAACTTATTAGTTTAGGATTTCAATATTACGGAATTGGCAAGAGATAA
- a CDS encoding UDP-glucuronic acid decarboxylase family protein, whose product MARDKTLIITGGAGFIGSYLCEHFIKEGYKVICIDNLVTGKEENISHLLKEENFTFIKEDVNEIDKNLFKDKNIEAVFHFASPASPKDYFTYPLLTLKTNAFATYNLLELSKEKKAIFFLASTSEVYGDPQVSPQHEEYWGYVNPCGLRSVYDEGKRFAESLTMAYHRQHNVSVRIARIFNTYGPRMRVDDGRVIPNFINQALKGDDITIYGDGNQTRSFCYIDDLVDGLIKLFYSNYCQPINLGNPEEIKVIELAKRIISLTNSNSKIVYLSPYPDDPHRRCPDIRKAKEILKWEPKISLEEGLRKTIDYFKSF is encoded by the coding sequence TTGGCAAGAGATAAAACATTAATAATTACCGGTGGAGCAGGATTTATCGGTTCCTATCTTTGTGAGCATTTTATTAAAGAAGGGTATAAAGTAATTTGTATTGATAATTTGGTTACCGGAAAAGAAGAAAATATTTCTCATCTTTTGAAAGAGGAAAATTTTACATTTATAAAAGAAGATGTGAATGAAATTGATAAAAATCTTTTTAAAGATAAAAATATTGAAGCCGTTTTTCATTTTGCTTCACCGGCTAGTCCCAAGGATTACTTTACTTATCCATTATTAACCTTAAAAACTAATGCTTTTGCTACTTATAATCTCTTAGAACTATCAAAAGAGAAAAAAGCAATTTTCTTTCTGGCTTCTACTTCAGAAGTTTATGGTGACCCACAAGTTTCTCCGCAACATGAAGAGTATTGGGGATATGTGAATCCTTGTGGACTTCGCTCAGTATATGATGAAGGTAAAAGATTTGCTGAGAGTTTAACAATGGCTTACCATCGACAGCATAATGTTTCGGTTAGAATTGCCAGAATATTTAATACCTATGGTCCGAGAATGCGAGTAGATGATGGAAGGGTAATTCCTAATTTTATCAATCAGGCACTAAAAGGCGATGATATTACAATTTATGGTGACGGTAATCAAACCAGAAGTTTTTGTTATATTGATGATTTAGTTGATGGTTTAATAAAGCTTTTTTACTCTAATTATTGCCAACCAATAAATTTAGGAAACCCTGAGGAAATAAAAGTAATTGAATTGGCAAAAAGAATAATTTCTTTAACTAATTCAAATTCTAAAATTGTTTATCTATCTCCTTATCCTGATGATCCCCATCGGCGATGTCCAGATATAAGAAAAGCAAAAGAGATATTAAAATGGGAACCGAAAATTAGTTTAGAAGAAGGTTTAAGAAAAACCATTGATTATTTTAAGTCCTTTTAA
- a CDS encoding PD-(D/E)XK nuclease family protein, translated as MIILSPFKISIFKQCPLRYKFHYIDRLYKKYKKERNYLSFGDSLHRTLRDFFKISLEERTYENLEKIYRKNWLRKGYSSIEEERRWGLKGLRILKNFYKEEELKIRPFLVEKSLKGYYRSFGLYGRIDRADLISENEVIIIDYKTGKIREDKELNKVSAVIYKFLLEKTYGKKVIKIINHYLLPYKKIVFTFDDKEFEDYLNTVVDIGLEILKEKDFLPKKSQFCQYCDFLEICPANK; from the coding sequence TTGATTATTTTAAGTCCTTTTAAAATCAGTATTTTTAAACAGTGTCCTTTAAGATACAAATTTCATTATATTGATAGACTTTATAAAAAATATAAAAAAGAGAGAAACTATTTAAGTTTTGGTGACTCCTTACATCGGACATTAAGAGATTTTTTTAAAATTTCTTTAGAGGAAAGGACTTATGAAAATTTAGAAAAGATTTATCGAAAGAATTGGTTAAGAAAAGGATACTCTTCCATTGAGGAAGAAAGGAGATGGGGTTTGAAAGGTTTAAGAATATTAAAAAATTTTTATAAGGAAGAAGAGTTAAAAATCCGGCCATTTTTGGTTGAAAAAAGTTTAAAAGGATATTATCGGTCCTTCGGTTTATACGGAAGAATTGATCGTGCTGATTTAATAAGCGAAAATGAGGTTATTATTATTGATTATAAAACAGGCAAAATAAGAGAAGATAAAGAGTTAAACAAAGTCAGTGCGGTGATTTATAAATTTCTTTTGGAAAAAACCTACGGCAAAAAGGTAATAAAAATAATAAATCATTATCTTTTACCTTATAAAAAAATTGTTTTTACCTTTGATGATAAAGAATTTGAAGATTATTTAAATACAGTGGTGGATATTGGGTTAGAAATTTTAAAAGAAAAAGATTTTTTACCTAAAAAGAGTCAATTTTGCCAATATTGCGATTTTTTGGAAATTTGTCCGGCCAATAAATGA
- a CDS encoding Gfo/Idh/MocA family oxidoreductase, which yields MRKLKIGIVGFGNWGKKIYQTLKSFSGCEIVAICDKENINLNDLNNLNEKIIITNDCQDLIKMKLDAVIIATPNDTHYHIAHKFLSSGINLFVEKPLATSYKEVLSLISLAKRKNLNIFTGHILLYHPLVMQFKRYLTKEKSWELKILRTNNFLTTNEPKDLLYDFGPHDIGLILFFFGEKLSKKNLEISKGTINFNFSVQEEIHIFGVWGKNDSGKERKIIAKSNGKEIIFDDNLTILKFIENKKEKMVKRIDRRLPLYWELKFFLDSLINKNIKESVSTEKIMKIIDELERLL from the coding sequence ATGAGAAAGTTAAAAATTGGGATTGTTGGTTTTGGCAATTGGGGAAAAAAGATTTACCAAACATTAAAAAGTTTTTCTGGCTGTGAGATCGTGGCTATCTGTGATAAAGAGAATATAAATTTAAATGATTTAAATAATTTAAATGAAAAAATTATTATTACTAATGATTGCCAAGATTTAATAAAAATGAAATTGGATGCCGTAATAATTGCTACTCCTAATGATACTCATTATCACATTGCTCATAAATTCTTATCATCCGGAATAAATCTTTTTGTTGAAAAACCTTTGGCTACTTCTTATAAAGAAGTTTTATCTTTAATTAGTTTGGCTAAGAGAAAAAATTTAAATATTTTTACCGGTCATATTTTGCTTTATCATCCTTTGGTTATGCAATTTAAAAGATATTTAACTAAAGAGAAAAGTTGGGAATTAAAGATTTTAAGAACGAACAATTTTCTTACCACCAATGAACCGAAAGATCTTCTTTATGATTTTGGCCCTCATGATATTGGTTTGATTTTGTTTTTTTTTGGAGAAAAATTAAGCAAGAAAAATTTAGAGATTAGCAAAGGAACTATAAATTTTAATTTTTCTGTCCAAGAAGAAATTCATATTTTTGGTGTTTGGGGAAAAAATGATTCTGGAAAGGAAAGAAAAATAATTGCTAAATCAAATGGTAAAGAAATTATTTTTGATGATAATTTAACAATTTTAAAATTTATAGAAAATAAAAAGGAAAAGATGGTGAAAAGAATAGATAGAAGATTACCGTTATATTGGGAATTAAAATTTTTTTTAGATTCTCTAATTAACAAGAATATAAAAGAAAGTGTTTCTACTGAAAAAATTATGAAAATTATTGATGAATTAGAAAGATTATTATGA